A single window of Methylobacterium nodulans ORS 2060 DNA harbors:
- the hemA gene encoding 5-aminolevulinate synthase → MPETDYQAIFRGALDRLHGERRYRVFADIERIAGRFPAARWRQPDGSSREITVWCSNDYLGMGQHPAVVQALTETARRCGVGAGGTRNIAGTTSPLVDLERELADLHGKEAALVFTSGYVSNQTGIATLARLIPHCLILSDAYNHNSMIEGVRQSGCEKKIFRHNDLGHLEALLREAGARPKLIVFESVYSMDGDVAPIGAICDLAERYGALTYIDEVHAVGLYGPRGAGIAERDGVMHRLDVIEGTLAKGFGVVGGYISGTAAMCDAVRSHAPGFIFTTALPPAIAAAASASIRHLKRSGAEREAHQRQAARTKAALAAAGLPVRATETHIVPVMVGDAERCKAAADRLLERHGIYIQPINYPTVPRGTERLRITPTPFHDEAQIARLTEALLEVWQALDLPRAGTPVVEAAA, encoded by the coding sequence ATGCCCGAGACCGACTACCAGGCCATTTTCCGGGGCGCGCTTGATCGACTGCACGGCGAGCGGCGCTACCGGGTCTTTGCCGATATCGAGCGCATCGCCGGCCGCTTTCCGGCGGCGCGCTGGCGCCAGCCGGACGGCTCGAGCCGCGAGATCACGGTGTGGTGCTCGAACGACTATCTGGGCATGGGCCAGCACCCGGCGGTGGTGCAGGCCCTCACCGAGACCGCCCGGCGCTGCGGGGTCGGCGCGGGCGGCACCCGCAACATCGCGGGCACCACCTCGCCGCTGGTCGATCTGGAGCGCGAGCTGGCCGACCTGCACGGCAAGGAGGCGGCCCTGGTCTTCACCTCGGGCTACGTCTCCAACCAGACCGGCATCGCCACCCTGGCCCGGCTGATCCCGCACTGCCTGATCCTGTCGGACGCCTACAACCACAACTCGATGATCGAGGGCGTGCGCCAGTCCGGCTGCGAGAAGAAGATCTTTCGCCACAACGACCTCGGCCATCTCGAGGCGCTGCTGCGCGAGGCGGGCGCGCGGCCCAAGCTGATCGTGTTCGAGAGCGTCTACTCGATGGACGGCGACGTGGCGCCGATCGGCGCGATCTGCGACCTGGCCGAGCGCTACGGGGCGCTGACCTATATCGACGAGGTGCACGCGGTCGGGCTGTACGGGCCGCGCGGGGCCGGCATCGCCGAGCGGGACGGGGTGATGCACCGCCTCGACGTGATCGAGGGCACGCTGGCCAAGGGCTTCGGGGTGGTGGGCGGCTACATCAGCGGCACGGCGGCGATGTGCGACGCGGTGCGCAGCCATGCGCCGGGCTTCATCTTCACCACCGCGCTGCCGCCGGCCATCGCGGCGGCGGCGAGTGCCTCGATCCGGCACCTGAAGCGGTCGGGCGCGGAGCGCGAGGCGCATCAGCGGCAGGCGGCGCGCACCAAGGCGGCGCTGGCGGCGGCGGGGCTGCCGGTGCGGGCGACCGAGACGCATATCGTGCCGGTGATGGTGGGCGATGCCGAGCGCTGCAAGGCGGCGGCGGACCGGCTGCTGGAGCGGCACGGCATCTACATCCAGCCGATCAACTATCCGACCGTGCCGCGCGGCACCGAGCGCCTGCGCATCACGCCGACCCCGTTCCATGACGAGGCGCAGATCGCCCGCCTGACCGAGGCGCTGCTCGAGGTGTGGCAGGCCCTCGACCTCCCCCGCGCCGGCACCCCCGTCGTCGAAGCCGCCGCGTGA
- a CDS encoding ATP phosphoribosyltransferase regulatory subunit, whose translation MTGNGAAQITSAAHERLLAFFEGRGYARVEPPVLQPVEPFLELSGEDIRRRIFITQDAGGAELCLRPEYTIPVGRHHRAVAGSAAADYSYLGPVFRLRAAEPDEFHQAGIESIGRVEIPAVDAEILGLAVEGLERLGRRDLQVRLGDMGLITALLDALGVAPAAKRRCLRAIAAGRSLDDLVAPAPVGEAHAGLLSAIQGQDPQGVRAFVEDVLAIAGISRVGGRSAGEIAERFLAKAAAHAGGGAGLGSETRAVIEAYLAVTGDPDQAAAAVRELIGSAGLAAPALREALALFEERNGFIAARGLPLDRFTFTGRFARNLDYYTGFIFEIAEAEGERPVVGGGRYDGLLQHLGSPEPLPAVGCSFWLDRLAARETSR comes from the coding sequence ATGACGGGCAACGGAGCCGCGCAGATCACCTCGGCCGCTCATGAGCGGCTGCTCGCCTTCTTCGAGGGGCGGGGCTATGCGCGCGTCGAGCCGCCGGTGCTGCAGCCGGTCGAGCCTTTCCTCGAACTCTCGGGCGAGGATATCCGGCGGCGCATCTTCATCACGCAGGACGCGGGCGGCGCGGAGCTGTGCCTGCGGCCCGAATACACCATCCCGGTCGGCCGCCATCACCGGGCGGTCGCCGGATCGGCAGCCGCCGATTACAGCTATCTGGGGCCGGTGTTTCGCCTGCGGGCCGCGGAGCCGGACGAGTTCCACCAGGCGGGCATCGAGTCGATCGGCCGGGTCGAGATCCCGGCCGTCGATGCCGAGATCCTCGGCCTCGCGGTCGAGGGCCTGGAGCGGCTGGGCCGCCGCGACCTGCAGGTCCGGCTCGGCGACATGGGCCTGATCACGGCGCTCCTCGATGCGCTCGGCGTCGCACCCGCTGCCAAGCGCCGCTGCCTGCGCGCCATCGCGGCCGGGCGCTCCCTCGATGACCTCGTGGCGCCGGCGCCGGTCGGCGAGGCCCATGCGGGCCTGCTCAGCGCCATCCAGGGCCAGGATCCGCAGGGGGTGCGCGCCTTCGTGGAGGACGTGCTCGCCATCGCGGGGATCAGCCGGGTCGGCGGGCGCAGTGCGGGCGAGATCGCCGAACGCTTCCTCGCCAAGGCCGCAGCCCATGCGGGCGGCGGCGCGGGTCTCGGCTCCGAGACGCGCGCGGTGATCGAGGCCTATCTGGCGGTGACGGGAGATCCCGACCAGGCCGCCGCGGCGGTCCGCGAACTCATCGGCAGCGCCGGGCTCGCCGCCCCGGCCCTGCGCGAGGCGCTCGCCCTGTTCGAGGAGCGCAACGGCTTCATCGCGGCCCGCGGCCTGCCCCTCGACCGCTTCACCTTCACGGGGCGTTTCGCCCGCAACCTCGACTATTATACGGGCTTCATCTTCGAGATCGCGGAGGCGGAGGGCGAAAGGCCCGTGGTCGGCGGCGGCCGCTACGACGGCCTGCTCCAGCATCTCGGCAGCCCGGAGCCGCTGCCGGCGGTGGGCTGCTCCTTCTGGCTCGACCGCCTCGCCGCCCGGGAGACCAGCCGATGA
- the hisS gene encoding histidine--tRNA ligase, with product MSKPAKAATLKPRLPRGLIDRGPAEIAATERMLQTIRESFELYGFEAVETPFIEYTEALGKFLPDLDRPNEGVFSFQDDDEAWLSLRYDLTAPLARYVAEHFDAVPKPYRSYRAGYVFRNEKPGPGRFRQFMQFDADIVGAPSVAADAEICMMAADTLERVGIARGDYVVKVNNRKVLDGVMEAIGLGGDDQAGRRLTVLRAIDKLDRLGVDGVRLLLGPGRRDESGDFTRGAGLSDEAIDRIIRYVSFQAAPTEGGDRLAFWEKFFGGWVEVVGGSETGRQGIAELHAILRLCEAAGYGHERVRADPSVVRGLEYYTGPVYEAELTFPVVGEDGQTVRFGSVAGGGRYDGLVGRFRAEPVPATGFSIGVSRLFSALQIVKSPIVAGAAAPGPVVVLVLDREEIAAYQALVARLRDAGIRSELYLGAAGLKAQMKYADRRGAPAVVIQGSDERARGEVQIKDLIEGARAAEAIASNAEWKAARPAQFSVPEGELVPRMREVLERHFAG from the coding sequence ATGTCCAAGCCCGCGAAGGCCGCCACCCTCAAGCCCCGCCTGCCGCGCGGCCTCATCGATCGCGGTCCGGCCGAGATCGCCGCCACAGAGCGCATGCTGCAGACGATCCGCGAGAGCTTCGAGCTCTACGGCTTCGAGGCCGTCGAGACCCCCTTCATCGAGTACACCGAGGCGCTCGGCAAGTTCCTGCCTGACCTCGACCGGCCGAACGAGGGCGTGTTCTCGTTCCAGGACGACGACGAGGCGTGGCTGTCGCTGCGCTACGACCTGACGGCGCCGCTTGCCCGCTACGTGGCCGAGCATTTCGACGCGGTCCCTAAGCCCTATCGCAGCTACCGGGCCGGCTACGTCTTCCGCAACGAGAAACCCGGGCCGGGCCGCTTCCGCCAGTTCATGCAGTTCGATGCCGACATCGTCGGGGCGCCGAGCGTCGCGGCGGATGCCGAGATCTGCATGATGGCGGCCGACACCCTGGAGCGGGTCGGCATCGCCCGCGGCGACTATGTGGTGAAGGTCAACAACCGCAAGGTGCTCGACGGCGTCATGGAGGCGATCGGCCTCGGCGGCGACGATCAGGCCGGGCGGCGCCTCACGGTGCTGCGGGCGATCGACAAGCTCGACCGGCTCGGCGTCGACGGGGTGCGCCTGCTCCTCGGCCCAGGGCGCCGGGACGAGAGCGGCGACTTCACCAGGGGCGCGGGGCTCTCGGACGAGGCGATCGACCGCATCATCCGCTACGTCTCCTTCCAGGCCGCCCCGACGGAGGGCGGCGATCGTCTCGCCTTCTGGGAGAAATTCTTCGGCGGCTGGGTCGAGGTGGTCGGGGGATCGGAGACGGGCCGCCAGGGCATTGCGGAACTCCACGCCATCCTGCGGCTCTGCGAGGCGGCGGGCTACGGACACGAGCGCGTGCGGGCCGACCCTTCCGTGGTGCGCGGCCTCGAATACTATACGGGGCCGGTCTACGAGGCGGAGCTGACCTTCCCGGTGGTCGGTGAGGACGGGCAGACGGTGCGCTTCGGCTCGGTGGCCGGGGGAGGACGCTACGACGGGCTCGTCGGCCGCTTCCGCGCCGAGCCGGTGCCGGCGACGGGCTTCTCCATCGGCGTCTCGCGGCTGTTCTCGGCCTTGCAGATCGTGAAGAGCCCGATCGTCGCGGGCGCCGCGGCGCCCGGGCCGGTCGTGGTGCTGGTCCTCGACCGCGAGGAGATCGCCGCCTACCAGGCCCTGGTGGCGCGCCTGCGCGATGCGGGGATCCGCTCCGAACTCTATCTCGGCGCCGCCGGCCTCAAGGCGCAGATGAAATACGCCGACCGGCGCGGCGCGCCCGCGGTGGTGATCCAGGGCAGCGACGAGCGCGCGCGCGGCGAGGTCCAGATCAAGGACCTGATCGAGGGCGCACGCGCCGCCGAGGCCATCGCCAGCAATGCCGAGTGGAAGGCCGCCCGCCCGGCCCAGTTCTCGGTGCCGGAGGGCGAACTGGTGCCCCGGATGCGCGAGGTGCTGGAGCGGCATTTCGCAGGCTAA
- a CDS encoding O-antigen ligase family protein produces the protein MTTAILPRRSLGGLPLLRVLHGLGLALMAAFIFFACFAFSDASPYDLVALPTMALWLLLGIRLHRGAVPLVVLLLVFVGMTVLALLPYLDEEKPSLWTIQLCYLAVTGIFFAMFFSDDTDRRLELALKVYTASTLFSGALGIGGYLGLIGNEDLFSKYGRASGTFQDPNVFGSFLTLGALYLIHNLISGRARHPLLSVAGLLLLLGAIFLSFSRGSWGGTAVAIALMVTCIYRTTASRALRRRILRSTVATVLLGGLALGGLLSVGSVAETFAKRAAVTQDYDEGETGRFGNQIRGLGLLMEEPMGFGPLRWRLIFNLEPHNSYLGAFANGGWVAGAAFILLVLSTSRVGWRLMLAPTPVRRHAQIVVPALVMFFLQAFQIDVEKWRHVYMMLGIVWALEAARVRWREDGPAAVCTARQMV, from the coding sequence ATGACCACCGCAATCCTGCCCCGCCGCAGCCTCGGCGGGCTGCCGCTCCTGCGGGTTCTGCACGGGCTGGGGCTCGCCCTCATGGCGGCCTTCATCTTCTTCGCCTGCTTCGCCTTCTCGGATGCCTCGCCCTACGACCTCGTCGCCCTCCCGACGATGGCCCTCTGGCTCCTCCTCGGCATCCGGCTCCACCGCGGTGCGGTCCCGCTGGTGGTCCTGCTCCTCGTCTTCGTCGGCATGACGGTGCTGGCCCTGCTGCCCTACCTCGACGAGGAGAAGCCGTCGCTGTGGACCATCCAGCTCTGCTACCTCGCGGTGACGGGCATCTTCTTCGCGATGTTCTTCTCCGACGACACCGACCGGCGGCTGGAGCTGGCGCTGAAGGTCTACACGGCGAGCACCCTGTTCTCCGGGGCGCTCGGCATCGGGGGCTATCTCGGCCTGATCGGCAACGAGGATCTGTTCAGCAAGTATGGCCGCGCCTCGGGCACCTTCCAGGACCCGAACGTGTTCGGCTCCTTCCTCACCCTCGGCGCCCTCTACCTGATACACAACCTGATCTCGGGCCGGGCGCGGCATCCGCTTCTGTCGGTCGCCGGGCTGCTGCTGCTGCTCGGCGCGATCTTCCTGTCCTTCTCCCGCGGCTCCTGGGGCGGCACGGCCGTGGCAATCGCCCTGATGGTGACGTGCATTTATCGCACCACCGCCTCCCGTGCCTTACGCCGCCGCATCCTGCGCAGCACCGTCGCGACGGTGCTGCTCGGCGGCCTCGCACTCGGCGGGCTCCTCTCGGTCGGCAGCGTGGCCGAGACCTTCGCGAAACGGGCCGCCGTCACCCAGGATTACGACGAGGGCGAGACCGGCCGCTTCGGCAACCAGATCCGGGGCCTCGGCCTGCTCATGGAGGAGCCGATGGGCTTCGGCCCCCTGCGCTGGCGCCTGATCTTCAACCTTGAGCCGCACAATTCATATCTGGGCGCCTTCGCGAATGGCGGCTGGGTGGCGGGCGCGGCCTTCATCCTCCTCGTCCTCTCGACCAGCCGGGTCGGGTGGCGGCTGATGCTCGCGCCGACGCCCGTGCGGCGCCACGCGCAGATCGTGGTGCCGGCGCTCGTCATGTTCTTCCTGCAGGCGTTTCAGATCGACGTGGAGAAGTGGCGCCACGTCTACATGATGCTCGGCATCGTCTGGGCGCTCGAAGCCGCACGGGTGCGATGGCGCGAGGACGGGCCCGCCGCGGTTTGCACGGCGCGCCAAATGGTCTAG
- a CDS encoding bile acid:sodium symporter family protein produces the protein MPARFRLDPFTLMLVGCLVLGSVLPVDGALAERLELVAEGAIALLFFLHGARIDRHTALAGLAHWRLHLVVLAATFGLFPLLGLAAGLLTPTLLTPALAAGVLFLCVLPSTMQSSVAFTAVAGGNVPAAVCAASASNILGMLFTPLLISLLFHVQGGGFDWSGIGKIVMQLLAPFLLGQLLHARLGPWLSRRKRLTSVVDRGSILLVVYLAFSHATAAGLWSRTSLPALLVMLAVDVVLLVGVLAITTAASRLLGFSRADEITIVLCGSKKSLAAGVPMANVMFAGQDVGSLLLPVMLFHQVQILACAALARRYAERAECRSAPAPASGVSLATR, from the coding sequence ATGCCGGCCCGCTTCCGCCTCGACCCCTTCACGCTCATGCTTGTCGGCTGCCTCGTGCTCGGCTCCGTCCTTCCGGTGGATGGCGCCTTGGCCGAACGGCTCGAACTCGTCGCCGAAGGGGCGATCGCGCTCCTGTTCTTCCTGCACGGCGCGCGCATCGACCGGCACACCGCCCTCGCGGGGCTGGCGCATTGGCGGCTGCACCTCGTCGTGCTCGCCGCGACCTTCGGGCTATTTCCGCTGCTCGGGCTCGCGGCCGGGCTTCTGACGCCGACCCTGCTGACGCCGGCCCTCGCGGCGGGCGTCCTGTTCCTCTGCGTCCTGCCCTCGACCATGCAATCCTCTGTCGCCTTCACGGCGGTGGCGGGCGGGAACGTGCCGGCCGCGGTCTGTGCGGCCTCCGCCTCGAACATCCTCGGCATGCTCTTCACGCCGCTCCTCATCTCGCTGCTGTTCCACGTGCAGGGCGGCGGTTTCGACTGGAGCGGCATCGGCAAGATCGTGATGCAGCTCCTCGCCCCGTTCCTGCTCGGGCAGTTGCTTCACGCGCGGCTCGGGCCCTGGCTGTCTCGCCGCAAGCGGCTGACGAGCGTGGTCGACCGCGGCTCGATCCTGCTCGTGGTCTATCTGGCCTTCAGCCACGCCACGGCGGCCGGGCTGTGGTCGCGAACCTCGCTCCCGGCGCTCCTCGTCATGCTGGCGGTGGACGTTGTGCTGCTCGTCGGCGTGCTCGCCATCACCACGGCTGCGAGCCGCCTTCTCGGCTTCTCGCGGGCGGACGAGATCACCATCGTGCTCTGCGGCTCCAAGAAGAGCCTCGCCGCGGGCGTGCCGATGGCGAACGTGATGTTCGCCGGCCAGGATGTGGGCAGCCTGCTGCTTCCGGTGATGCTGTTCCACCAGGTGCAGATCCTCGCCTGCGCGGCGTTGGCCCGGCGCTACGCGGAACGGGCGGAGTGCCGCTCCGCCCCGGCGCCGGCTTCCGGCGTGTCTCTGGCGACGCGTTGA
- a CDS encoding LysR substrate-binding domain-containing protein, translated as MSRLIDPILLRTLTAVVRSRSFSRAAEQLSLRQSTVSQHVQRLEAQLGRRLIARDTHSVAPTPEGEAVLGFARTVLDAHERLERTLAGGAVQGRLRFGASEDFVQTRFAEALRDFRASYPSVDFELSVSFTQLLGEAVERGDLDLFLGKRRVGEAQGLLVRRDRLVWVGLPSALPERDEPVSILTFPAPSITRAIALEALARESRAWRISCTCASLSGLRAAALAGLGLMVQARSLIADGLQELAGTDLPRLPEVEFILAGPGLQREPSRTLAHDILHADIWD; from the coding sequence ATGAGCCGCCTCATCGACCCGATCCTGCTCCGGACGCTGACGGCGGTGGTGCGCAGCCGCAGCTTCAGCCGCGCAGCCGAACAGCTGAGCCTGCGGCAATCGACCGTGAGCCAGCACGTCCAGCGGCTGGAGGCGCAGCTCGGCCGGAGGCTCATCGCCCGCGACACCCATTCGGTGGCGCCGACGCCGGAGGGCGAGGCGGTGCTGGGCTTCGCCCGCACCGTGCTCGATGCCCATGAGCGGCTGGAGCGCACGCTGGCGGGCGGGGCAGTGCAGGGCCGGCTGCGCTTCGGTGCCTCCGAGGACTTCGTCCAGACGCGCTTCGCCGAGGCGCTGCGCGATTTCCGCGCGAGCTACCCGTCGGTGGACTTCGAACTCAGCGTCTCGTTCACGCAGCTCCTCGGCGAGGCGGTGGAGCGGGGCGATCTCGACCTCTTCCTCGGCAAGCGCCGGGTCGGCGAGGCGCAGGGGCTGCTGGTGCGGCGGGATCGGCTGGTTTGGGTCGGCCTTCCCTCGGCTCTGCCCGAGCGGGACGAGCCCGTCTCGATCCTCACCTTCCCGGCTCCCAGCATCACGCGCGCGATCGCGCTCGAGGCTCTCGCACGCGAGAGCCGGGCGTGGCGGATCAGCTGCACCTGCGCGAGTCTGAGCGGGCTGCGCGCCGCCGCTCTCGCCGGGCTCGGATTGATGGTGCAGGCCCGCAGCCTGATCGCGGACGGCCTCCAGGAACTCGCCGGCACCGACCTGCCGCGGCTGCCCGAGGTCGAGTTCATCCTCGCCGGCCCCGGCCTCCAGCGCGAGCCGAGCCGCACGCTCGCGCACGACATCCTGCACGCGGATATCTGGGATTGA